One part of the Phaenicophaeus curvirostris isolate KB17595 chromosome 2, BPBGC_Pcur_1.0, whole genome shotgun sequence genome encodes these proteins:
- the SCARA3 gene encoding scavenger receptor class A member 3 isoform X3 — protein sequence MREDEPAGGAEEEMPSFSYRLSGRARTNCSQCQKNLSLQTAVKVLYIFSILLVVAVTVLAALVFKKVDSISNDISSAQTYYEKKIVSIQEDLQELDEKTSGNCSLCHETGQLGEEITKLQGELEEIQKMLLVQEILLDRTSQTHNQLSSTSNKITNEVDNCSFSIRQVNESLGQFLAQVGGWRVVTSQLDNSLKGLTQERYDVRAAMQQMNFTLGQTSDWIQVIQRKTDEETLTLQKITTEWQNYTRLFSGLRATSSKTNELVKSIQGSVGAAARQVGQNSESMHDLVLQVMGLQLQLDNISSFLDDHEENMNDLRYHNRYTQNRTAERFETLEGRMTSHEIEIGTIFANINATDSHVHSMLRYLDDVRLSCTLGFHTHAEELYYLNKSLSLVQGTTDLLRERYSLLSAQLDFDIRNLSMIMEEMKVVDVRHGEMLKNITILRGAFEPEGCAEEH from the exons ATGAGGG AAGACGAGCCAGCTGGAGGAGCGGAAGAGGAGATGCCATCCTTCAGCTACCGACTGAGTG GCAGGGCACGGACCAACTGCAGCCAGTGCCAGAAGAACCTCTCCCTCCAGACAGCTGTCAAAGTCCTCTAcatcttctccatcctcctTGTCGTGGCTGTGACCGTGCTGGCTGCCTTGG TGTTCAAGAAAGTCGACTCCATCTCCAACGACATCAGCTCAGCCCAGACCTATTATGAGAAGAAAATCGTATCCATCCAAGAGGATCTCCAGGAACTGG ATGAGAAGACCTCAGGGAACTGCTCCCTCTGCCACGAGACAGGACAACTGGGCGAGGAGATCACCAAGCTGCAGGGTGAGCTGGAGGAGATCCAGAAGATGCTTTTGGTTCAAGAAATCCTGCTTGACCGGACCTCCCAGACCCACAACCAGCTCTCGTCCACCAGCAACAAGATCACCAATGAGGTGGACAACTGTTCTTTCTCCATCAGGCAGGTCAATGAAAGCTTGGGGCAGTTCCTGGCCCAGGTTGGGGGCTGGCGAGTGGTCACCTCCCAGCTCGACAACTCTCTCAAGGGTTTGACCCAGGAGCGCTACGATGTCCGAGCAGCCATGCAGCAGATGAATTTCACCCTAGGGCAAACCTCTGACTGGATCCAGGTCATCCAGAGGAAGACGGACGAGGAGACGCTGACGCTGCAGAAGATCACCACCGAGTGGCAGAACTACACCCGCCTCTTCAGCGGGCTGAGGGCCACCTCCTCCAAGACCAACGAGCTGGTGAAGAGCATCCAAGGCAGCGTCGGTGCCGCGGCTCGGCAGGTTGGCCAGAACTCAGAGAGCATGCACGACCTGGTGCTGCAGGTGATGGGGCTACAGCTGCAGCTGGACAACATCTCCTCCTTCCTGGATGATCACGAGGAGAACATGAACGACTTGCGCTACCACAACAGGTACACACAGAATCGCACGGCTGAGCGCTTTGAGACCTTGGAAGGTCGTATGACCTCCCACGAGATCGAGATCGGCACCATCTTTGCCAACATCAATGCCACCGACAGCCACGTCCACAGCATGCTCCGCTACCTGGACGACGTGCGGCTCTCCTGCACCCTGGGCTTCCACACCCACGCTGAGGAGCTGTACTACCTGAACAAGTCCCTCAGCTTGGTCCAGGGCACCACGGACCTGCTGCGGGAGCGTTACAGCCTGCTCAGCGCCCAACTGGACTTTGATATCCGCAACCTATCCATGATCATGGAGGAGATGAAGGTGGTTGATGTCCGGCACGGGGAGATGCTGAAGAACATCACCATCTTACGAG GTGCATTTGAACCCGAGGGTTGTGCAGAAGAGCACTAA
- the SCARA3 gene encoding scavenger receptor class A member 3 isoform X1: MREDEPAGGAEEEMPSFSYRLSGRARTNCSQCQKNLSLQTAVKVLYIFSILLVVAVTVLAALVFKKVDSISNDISSAQTYYEKKIVSIQEDLQELDEKTSGNCSLCHETGQLGEEITKLQGELEEIQKMLLVQEILLDRTSQTHNQLSSTSNKITNEVDNCSFSIRQVNESLGQFLAQVGGWRVVTSQLDNSLKGLTQERYDVRAAMQQMNFTLGQTSDWIQVIQRKTDEETLTLQKITTEWQNYTRLFSGLRATSSKTNELVKSIQGSVGAAARQVGQNSESMHDLVLQVMGLQLQLDNISSFLDDHEENMNDLRYHNRYTQNRTAERFETLEGRMTSHEIEIGTIFANINATDSHVHSMLRYLDDVRLSCTLGFHTHAEELYYLNKSLSLVQGTTDLLRERYSLLSAQLDFDIRNLSMIMEEMKVVDVRHGEMLKNITILRGVPGLPGPRGLKGDVGVEGPPGNEGEKGDVGSLGSPGPQGPPGPPGPPGPQGERGPLGFKGFPGLKGAKGSFGQSGLRGQEGPKGDPGPPGPAGAPGPMGPPGPQGEPGPPGTPGAVGQAGPMGTKGDPGLRGPPGPPGPPGPPGQ; encoded by the exons ATGAGGG AAGACGAGCCAGCTGGAGGAGCGGAAGAGGAGATGCCATCCTTCAGCTACCGACTGAGTG GCAGGGCACGGACCAACTGCAGCCAGTGCCAGAAGAACCTCTCCCTCCAGACAGCTGTCAAAGTCCTCTAcatcttctccatcctcctTGTCGTGGCTGTGACCGTGCTGGCTGCCTTGG TGTTCAAGAAAGTCGACTCCATCTCCAACGACATCAGCTCAGCCCAGACCTATTATGAGAAGAAAATCGTATCCATCCAAGAGGATCTCCAGGAACTGG ATGAGAAGACCTCAGGGAACTGCTCCCTCTGCCACGAGACAGGACAACTGGGCGAGGAGATCACCAAGCTGCAGGGTGAGCTGGAGGAGATCCAGAAGATGCTTTTGGTTCAAGAAATCCTGCTTGACCGGACCTCCCAGACCCACAACCAGCTCTCGTCCACCAGCAACAAGATCACCAATGAGGTGGACAACTGTTCTTTCTCCATCAGGCAGGTCAATGAAAGCTTGGGGCAGTTCCTGGCCCAGGTTGGGGGCTGGCGAGTGGTCACCTCCCAGCTCGACAACTCTCTCAAGGGTTTGACCCAGGAGCGCTACGATGTCCGAGCAGCCATGCAGCAGATGAATTTCACCCTAGGGCAAACCTCTGACTGGATCCAGGTCATCCAGAGGAAGACGGACGAGGAGACGCTGACGCTGCAGAAGATCACCACCGAGTGGCAGAACTACACCCGCCTCTTCAGCGGGCTGAGGGCCACCTCCTCCAAGACCAACGAGCTGGTGAAGAGCATCCAAGGCAGCGTCGGTGCCGCGGCTCGGCAGGTTGGCCAGAACTCAGAGAGCATGCACGACCTGGTGCTGCAGGTGATGGGGCTACAGCTGCAGCTGGACAACATCTCCTCCTTCCTGGATGATCACGAGGAGAACATGAACGACTTGCGCTACCACAACAGGTACACACAGAATCGCACGGCTGAGCGCTTTGAGACCTTGGAAGGTCGTATGACCTCCCACGAGATCGAGATCGGCACCATCTTTGCCAACATCAATGCCACCGACAGCCACGTCCACAGCATGCTCCGCTACCTGGACGACGTGCGGCTCTCCTGCACCCTGGGCTTCCACACCCACGCTGAGGAGCTGTACTACCTGAACAAGTCCCTCAGCTTGGTCCAGGGCACCACGGACCTGCTGCGGGAGCGTTACAGCCTGCTCAGCGCCCAACTGGACTTTGATATCCGCAACCTATCCATGATCATGGAGGAGATGAAGGTGGTTGATGTCCGGCACGGGGAGATGCTGAAGAACATCACCATCTTACGAG GTGTTCCCGGCCTCCCAGGTCCCCGTGGCCTCAAGGGCGATGTGGGCGTCGAGGGCCCCCCAGGAAACGAAGGAGAAAAGGGCGAcgtgggcagcctgggctcaCCGGGACCCCAGGGCCCCCCCGGACCTCCTGGACCCCCAGGTCCCCAGGGTGAAAGGGGTCCCCTGGGTTTCAAAGGCTTCCCTGGCCTCAAGGGTGCCAAGGGCAGCTTCGGGCAATCCGGCCTCCGAGGACAGGAAGGACCCAAGGGTGACCCTGGTCCCCCAGGACCTGCTGGAGCTCCAGGTCCAATGGGACCTCCTGGCCCCCAGGGTGAGCCAggaccccccgggacccccggtGCAGTGGGCCAAGCCGGCCCCATGGGGACCAAAGGGGACCCTGGTTTGCGAGGtcccccagggccaccaggccccccaggtcccccagGACAGTGA
- the SCARA3 gene encoding scavenger receptor class A member 3 isoform X2, which translates to MPSFSYRLSGRARTNCSQCQKNLSLQTAVKVLYIFSILLVVAVTVLAALVFKKVDSISNDISSAQTYYEKKIVSIQEDLQELDEKTSGNCSLCHETGQLGEEITKLQGELEEIQKMLLVQEILLDRTSQTHNQLSSTSNKITNEVDNCSFSIRQVNESLGQFLAQVGGWRVVTSQLDNSLKGLTQERYDVRAAMQQMNFTLGQTSDWIQVIQRKTDEETLTLQKITTEWQNYTRLFSGLRATSSKTNELVKSIQGSVGAAARQVGQNSESMHDLVLQVMGLQLQLDNISSFLDDHEENMNDLRYHNRYTQNRTAERFETLEGRMTSHEIEIGTIFANINATDSHVHSMLRYLDDVRLSCTLGFHTHAEELYYLNKSLSLVQGTTDLLRERYSLLSAQLDFDIRNLSMIMEEMKVVDVRHGEMLKNITILRGVPGLPGPRGLKGDVGVEGPPGNEGEKGDVGSLGSPGPQGPPGPPGPPGPQGERGPLGFKGFPGLKGAKGSFGQSGLRGQEGPKGDPGPPGPAGAPGPMGPPGPQGEPGPPGTPGAVGQAGPMGTKGDPGLRGPPGPPGPPGPPGQ; encoded by the exons ATGCCATCCTTCAGCTACCGACTGAGTG GCAGGGCACGGACCAACTGCAGCCAGTGCCAGAAGAACCTCTCCCTCCAGACAGCTGTCAAAGTCCTCTAcatcttctccatcctcctTGTCGTGGCTGTGACCGTGCTGGCTGCCTTGG TGTTCAAGAAAGTCGACTCCATCTCCAACGACATCAGCTCAGCCCAGACCTATTATGAGAAGAAAATCGTATCCATCCAAGAGGATCTCCAGGAACTGG ATGAGAAGACCTCAGGGAACTGCTCCCTCTGCCACGAGACAGGACAACTGGGCGAGGAGATCACCAAGCTGCAGGGTGAGCTGGAGGAGATCCAGAAGATGCTTTTGGTTCAAGAAATCCTGCTTGACCGGACCTCCCAGACCCACAACCAGCTCTCGTCCACCAGCAACAAGATCACCAATGAGGTGGACAACTGTTCTTTCTCCATCAGGCAGGTCAATGAAAGCTTGGGGCAGTTCCTGGCCCAGGTTGGGGGCTGGCGAGTGGTCACCTCCCAGCTCGACAACTCTCTCAAGGGTTTGACCCAGGAGCGCTACGATGTCCGAGCAGCCATGCAGCAGATGAATTTCACCCTAGGGCAAACCTCTGACTGGATCCAGGTCATCCAGAGGAAGACGGACGAGGAGACGCTGACGCTGCAGAAGATCACCACCGAGTGGCAGAACTACACCCGCCTCTTCAGCGGGCTGAGGGCCACCTCCTCCAAGACCAACGAGCTGGTGAAGAGCATCCAAGGCAGCGTCGGTGCCGCGGCTCGGCAGGTTGGCCAGAACTCAGAGAGCATGCACGACCTGGTGCTGCAGGTGATGGGGCTACAGCTGCAGCTGGACAACATCTCCTCCTTCCTGGATGATCACGAGGAGAACATGAACGACTTGCGCTACCACAACAGGTACACACAGAATCGCACGGCTGAGCGCTTTGAGACCTTGGAAGGTCGTATGACCTCCCACGAGATCGAGATCGGCACCATCTTTGCCAACATCAATGCCACCGACAGCCACGTCCACAGCATGCTCCGCTACCTGGACGACGTGCGGCTCTCCTGCACCCTGGGCTTCCACACCCACGCTGAGGAGCTGTACTACCTGAACAAGTCCCTCAGCTTGGTCCAGGGCACCACGGACCTGCTGCGGGAGCGTTACAGCCTGCTCAGCGCCCAACTGGACTTTGATATCCGCAACCTATCCATGATCATGGAGGAGATGAAGGTGGTTGATGTCCGGCACGGGGAGATGCTGAAGAACATCACCATCTTACGAG GTGTTCCCGGCCTCCCAGGTCCCCGTGGCCTCAAGGGCGATGTGGGCGTCGAGGGCCCCCCAGGAAACGAAGGAGAAAAGGGCGAcgtgggcagcctgggctcaCCGGGACCCCAGGGCCCCCCCGGACCTCCTGGACCCCCAGGTCCCCAGGGTGAAAGGGGTCCCCTGGGTTTCAAAGGCTTCCCTGGCCTCAAGGGTGCCAAGGGCAGCTTCGGGCAATCCGGCCTCCGAGGACAGGAAGGACCCAAGGGTGACCCTGGTCCCCCAGGACCTGCTGGAGCTCCAGGTCCAATGGGACCTCCTGGCCCCCAGGGTGAGCCAggaccccccgggacccccggtGCAGTGGGCCAAGCCGGCCCCATGGGGACCAAAGGGGACCCTGGTTTGCGAGGtcccccagggccaccaggccccccaggtcccccagGACAGTGA
- the CCDC25 gene encoding coiled-coil domain-containing protein 25, which yields MVFYFTSNVVPSVYTIYMGKDKYENEDLIKYGWPEDIWFHVDKLSSAHVYLRLHKGQTVDDIPKEVLIDCAHLVKANSIQGCKMNNVNVVYTPWTNLKKTADMDVGQIGFHRQKDVKMLTVEKKVNEILNRLEKTKVERFPDLAAEKEARDREERNEKKAQIQEMKRKEKEEMKKKKELEELRSYSSLMKAENMSSNQDGNDSDDFM from the exons atggtGTTTTACTTTACCTCCAACG TTGTTCCTTCTGTTTACACCATTTACATGGGAAAAGACAAGTATGAAA ATGAAGACTTGATAAAGTACGGCTGGCCGGAAGACATCTG GTTTCATGTGGACAAACTCTCTTCAGCCCACGTGTATCTTCGCTTGCACAAG GGGCAGACGGTGGATGACATCCCTAAAGAAGTCCTGATCGACTGTGCCCACCTGGTGAAGGCGAACAGCATTCAAG GTTGCAAGATGAACAATGTCAACGTGGTGTACACACCGTGGACTAACCTGAAGAAGACAGCAGACATGGATGTGGGACAGATTGGCTTTCACCGACAGAAGGAT GTGAAAATGCTGACAGTGGAGAAGAAGGTGAATGAGATCCTGAACCGACTAGAGAAGACAAAAGTGGAGCGCTTCCCAGACCTGGCTGCAGAAAAGGAAGCTCGGGATAGAGAAGAGAGGAATGAGAAAAAAGCCCAGATCCAAGAGATGAAgcggaaggaaaaggaagagatgaagaagaaaaaagagctgGAAGAACTTAG GAGCTACTCATCGTTAATGAAGGCTGAGAACATGTCATCCAATCAG GATGGCAACGATTCTGATGACTTTATGTAA